From Ammospiza caudacuta isolate bAmmCau1 chromosome 31, bAmmCau1.pri, whole genome shotgun sequence, one genomic window encodes:
- the MARS1 gene encoding methionine--tRNA ligase, cytoplasmic, translating into MRLRVPPGAPAALKVLAAAAAAPAPVRPHLGGPAERPQTPAPELELRLELDSGTVLFSPNAICQYFYLCRGEEPTDLTTQWLEWEATELQPAVAAALYLRLVQGRAGPEALGLLQPLLAHLEQQLARSGTSHLAGDAASVADVVVWGSLFPVLQDQTSLPSELQVLRSWFGAVSALEPCRAAAALLPEALRELRAHLAQHPPHLPGPPPRDEESPERALTDDDIAAAVEIWARGPAALPPPREPRTPVLPVEGERNVLITSALPYVNNVPHLGNIIGCVLSADTFARYSRLRGWNTLFVCGTDEYGTATETRALQEGLSPRQLCDRYHALHADIYTWFGISFDHFGRTTTPQQTSIAQDIFQRLLARGFLLQDTLEQLRCERCGRYLADRFVEGTCPSCGYGEARGDQCDRCGKLINAVELQNPQCKLCRGTPVVTPTQHLFLDLPKLEGQLEAWLERTWAAGEWTANARHITRTWLRDGLKPRCITRDLTWGTPVPLDGFRDKVFYVWFDAPIGYLSITANYTEHWERWWKNPQQVELYNFMAKDNVPFHSVVFPCSLLGADDNYTLVNHLIATEYLNYEDGKFSKSRGVGVFGDMAKDTGIPADVWRFYLLYLRPEGQDSAFCWADLMLKNNSELLNNLGNFINRAGMFVCKFFGGTVPAMALTAEDQRLLARVTLEMRQYHQLMERVRLRDALRCVLGISRHGNQYIQVNEPWKRIKGDERDRQRAGTVTGVAVNLAAALAALLQPFVPGVSAAIQAQLRIPPERCGLGPGLTCTLPAGHRVGTVSPLFQKLEPEQVEALRQRFGGGQAKEPPLASAPPPTPNTPAAPGDPKLIQELTEQVAQQGNLVRQLKAAQVEKAQVDAQVAKLLELKRQLALAEGRSPEVPKGKRKK; encoded by the exons ATGCGGCTCCGGGTCCCGCCGGGCGCTCCCGCCGCCCTCAAGGTGCtcgcggccgccgccgccgcccccgcgcccGTGCGCCCGCACCTGGGCGGCCCCGCAG AGCGGCCTCAGACCCCCGCGCCGGAGCTGGAGCTGCGGCTGGAGCTGGACAGCGGCACCGTGCTGTTCTCTCCCAACGCCATCTGCCA GTATTTTTACCTGTGCCGGGGGGAGGAGCCCACCGACCTCACCACGCAGTGGCTGGAATGGGAGGCCACGGAGCTGCAG ccggCGGTGGCCGCTGCCCTGTACCTGCGGCTGGTTCAGGGCCGGGCGGGGCCCGAGgccctggggctcctgcagcccctcctggctcacctggagcagcagctggcccGGAGCGGCACCTCCCACCTGGCCGGG GACGCCGCCTCGGTGGCTGATGTCGTGGTGTGGGGCAGCCTGTTCCCCGTGCTGCAGGACCAGACCAGTCTGCCCA gtgagctgcaggtgctgcgCTCGTGGTTCGGGGCCGTGTCGGCGCTGGAGCCGTGccgggcggcggccgcgctgctgCCGGAGGCGCTGCGGGAGCTCCGGGCACACCTGGCCCAGCACCCCCCGCACCTGCCCGGGCCCCCCCCGCGA GACGAGGAGAGCCCCGAGCGGGCGCTGACCGACGACGACATCGCGGCAGCCGTGGAGATCTGGGCACGGGGCCCTGCGGCACTGCCCCCGCCCCGGGAGCCACGGACACCTGT GTTACCTGTGGAAGGTGAGCGGAACGTGCTGATCACCAGCGCCCTGCCCTACGTCAACAACGTCCCTCACCTGGGCAACATCATCGGCTGCGTGCTCAGCGCCGACACCTTCGCCAG GTACAGCCGGCTGCGGGGCTGGAACACGCTGTTCGTGTGCGGCACGGACGAGTACGGCACGGCCACGGAGACGCGCGcgctgcaggaggggctgagcccgcgccagCTCTGCGACCGCTACCACGCCCTGCACGCCGACATCTACACCTGGTTCGGCATCTCCTTCGACCACTTCGGCCGCACCACCACGCCCCAGCAGACCAG TATCGCCCAGGACATTTTCCAGCGGCTGCTGGCGCGGGGGTTCCTGCTGCAGGACAcgctggagcagctcaggtgcGAGCGCTGCGGGCGCTACCTGGCCGATCGCTTCGTGGAGGGCACCTGCCCCTCCTGCGGCTACGGCGAGGCCCGCGGGGACCAGTGCGACCGCTGCGGGAAGCTCATCAACGCCGTGGAGCTGCAG AACCCGCAGTGCAAGCTGTGCCGTGGGACCCCGGTGGTGACGCCCACCCAGCACCTGTTCCTGGACCTGCCCAAG CTGGAGGGGCAGCTGGAGGCGTGGCTGGAGCGCACCTGGGCCGCAGGTGAGTGGACGGCCAACGCGCGGCACATCACGCGCACCTGGCTGCGCGACGGGCTCAAACCACGCTGCATCACCCGCGACCTCACCTGGGGCACCCCCGTGCCCCTCGACGGCTTCCGGGACAAG gtgTTCTATGTGTGGTTCGACGCCCCCATCGGGTACCTGTCCATCACCGCCAACTACACCgagcactgggagcgctggTGGAAGAACCCCCAGCAG GTGGAGCTCTACAACTTCATGGCCAAGGACAACGTCCCCTTCCACAGCGTGGTGTTCCCCTGCTCGCTGCTGGGCGCCGATGACAACTACACCTTGGTGAATCACCTGATCGCCACAG AGTACCTGAACTACGAGGACGGGAAGTTCTCCAAGAGCCGCGGCGTGGGCGTGTTCGGGGACATGGCCAAGGACACCGGGATCCCGGCCGACGTGTGGCGCTTCTACCTGCTCTACCTGCGGCCCGAGGGCCAGGACAGCGCCTTCTGCTGGGCCGACCTCATGCTCAAGAACAACTCCGAGCTGCTCAACAACCTGGGCAACTTCATCAACAG GGCCGGCATGTTCGTGTGCAAGTTCTTCGGGGGCACCGTGCCCGCCATGGCGCTCACGGCCGAGGACCAGCGGCTGCTGGCGCGGGTGACGCTGGAGATGCGCCAGTACCACCAGCTCATGGAGAGGGTCcg GCTCCGGGATGCTCTCAGGTGCGTGCTCGGCATCTCCCGCCATGGCAACCAATACATCCAGGTGAACGAGCCCTGGAAACGCATCAAGGGCGACGAGAGGGACAG GCAGCGCGCAGGGACGGTGACAGGCGTGGCAGTGAACCTGGCGGCCGCTCTGGCCGCGCTGCTCCAGCCCTTCGTGCCCGGGGTCAGCGCCGCCATCCAGGCCCAGCTCCGCATCCCCCCCGAGCGCTGCGGGCTCGGGCCCGGCCTCACCTGCACCCTGCCCGCCGGGCACCGCGTGGGCACG GTGAGCCCCCTGTTCCAGAAGCTGGAGCCTGAGCAGGTGGAAGCCCTGCGGCAGCGCTTTGGGGGAGGGCAG GCCAAAGAGCCCCCCCTGGCCTCAGCCCCCCCTCCGACCCCCAACACCCCCGCGgctccaggtgaccccaaaCTGATCCAGGAGCTGACGGAGCAGGTGGCCCAGCAG GGCAAcctggtgaggcagctgaaggcTGCCCAGGTGGAGAAGGCCCAGGTGGACGCCCAGGTTGCCAAACTGCTGGAGCTGAAGCGGCAGCTGGCGCTGGCCGAAGGACGGAGCCCCGAGGTGCCCAAGGGCAAACGGAAGAAGTAG
- the DDIT3 gene encoding DNA damage-inducible transcript 3 protein, whose translation MAAEGLWGPGGPPGWELDGWYQDLQEVLAAEPPGAAPAWGAEQEEPGPGGCGLDLALAEELLQLLGPEGAAPEEPPAAAPGGSGPARPGPAEEAEEEEEKARGARRKRRGGAGAPRQRDGERRVRELTAHNERLRAEIQRLSAEVQRTRAALIDRIVNLRQL comes from the exons ATGGCGGccgaggggctgtgggggccgGGCGGCCCCCCCGGCTGGGAGCTGGACGGGTGGTACCAGGACCTGCAGGAGGTGCTGGCGGCGGAgccccccggggccgcccccgcctGGGGAGCCGAGCAG GAGGAGCCGGGCCCGGGCGGCTGCGGGCTGGACCTGGCTCTGGccgaggagctgctgcagctgctggggccggAGGGAGCGGCTCCGGAGGAACCCCCGGCCGCGGCCCCCGGCGGgagcggcccggcccggcccggccccgccgaggaggcggaggaggaagaggagaaggcgCGGGGGGCGCGGAGGAAGCGGCGCGGCGGCGCCGGGGCCCCGCGGCAGCGGGACGGGGAGCGGCGGGTGCGGGAGCTGACGGCGCACAACGAGCGGCTCCGCGCCGAGATCCAGCGGCTGAGCGCCGAGGTGCAGCGCACCCGGGCCGCGCTCATCGACCGCATCGTCAACCTGCGCCAGCTGTAG